The genomic window TGAGCACGCGGATCTGGTGCTCTTCCAGGAAAGCCTGCAATCTCTCTGCCGGGCACGCACTACTCCCGTGCAGGTGGAGCCAGGGCTTGCGGAGACGCTCGGCTTCTTCCGCGGTGAGGCGGGAGCCGCTACTCAACCCCGCAGCAACGGTGAAGATGACCGTTCCCTCGCTGTCCCGCACATTCCAGCAGGTGCGCTCCGCATAATCGTCTCTGGGGGTCTCTTCGAGCGGGTAGTGCTCGGGGATCATGCCATCCTCGGCGCGCCGGCCGAGCGGACACCATCCTCCCACGGAAAGGCCGTGCGCAATCGCCCAATCGAGAGCCGCTCGATCGGCCCCGGTCTGCCCGCCCGAAACGATCTTCTGGAGCGGAGGTCGAATCTGCCAGGACATGGACGACTTTCTATCCCGATTCTTCCCTTCTGGCGAGACTCCTTGGTACCGAAGAGAGCTTCTCGGCCCTTTTTCCCCTTTTGGCGCTTCCGCGATCGTGGCAGAAAAAGCCATGACCGGCCTGCCGCCCGAGCCCCGGATCCAGACGCGCCTCAAAGTCTACTACTTCGATACGGATGCGGCCGGAGTCGTCCATAACGTGGCCTACTTGCGCCTGGTCGAGGTGGCCCGTTCGGAGCTGGCCGAGAAGCTCGGCTGGAGCCTCGGGGAAATGGGAAGGTCGGGCATCGTGCCCGTCCTGGTGCGGACCGAGATCGACTACTTGCGGCCGGCCCGGCTCGGCGAGGGCCTGCTGATCGAATCGCAGCTGGCCCGGCTGGAACGGTTGCGTTTCGTCATCGAGAGCTCGGTGCAGAAGGAGGGAGAGCCGGCACTCCTCGTGCGCTGCCGTCAGACCCTTGTCACGGTGCGCCTTGCCGACGGACGCCCCCAGGCGGTCCCGCAGTCCTGGGTGCAAGCCTATCCGCATCTGGTGGCTTCTCGGAGCGGGTCGAATCCTGAGCAAGCGTAGGCGCACGCCCCGCCACTCAGAGTGGCTCGCCAAGCAGGCGAATCGCCGATGCTGGATCGATCTGCTGGCCTCCGTTCTGGCATTGGGAATGGGCCCGACGGGGACTCCCGCGAAATGGAGCCCGGGGCGGCCGACGGGACTCGAACCCGCAACAGCCAGAACCACAATCTGGAGCTCTACCATTGAGCTACGGCCGCCGTCTGCTCTCGAGCCACCATAGGGCAGGGCGGGGAGCGGCGCAAGCCCGGCCCCACCGCTTTGCCTTCGTAGGCGCAGCCACTTCTCGCTTGTTCTCGACCAGCGTCAGGCGCTAGTCAACGAAAACGATGATCATCCTTTCCACCGCAGCCATCCGCAGGATCGAGCAACGGGAGATGTCGGACGGAGTTTCGCAGGAAGAGTTGATGGAAAGGGCGGGGAAGGGGTGCGCTGAGCGGATTCTCGAGGCATTCCCGGGGAAGAGGCGGGTTCTTGCCCTGATCGGGCGGGGCAACAACGGGGGCGATGGGCTCGTCATTGCCCGGAGGCTGGCCCGAGCGGGTTGGGAGGCGACGGTATTCCTCTCCTCGGAGAAGGCGGAGCTAGGCGCACTCTGCGCCCGCCAGCTGGCGGAGTGGGAGCGCCAGGGCGGACGAACGGCCCCCTCCGGCTCTCCCCCGCCGTGGGGGGCGGCCGATCTGGTCCTCGACGCCCTTCTGGGCATCGGGATGAGCGGAGAGCTTCGGGGAGCGCTGGCCGACCTCGTGGCCACCCTCAATTCCGAGCGGGCCAGGCGGTTTTTGCGGACGATCGCGATCGACACGCCTTCCGGGCTCTGGGAAGGAGCGAGTCCGGCTTCTCCGGCCGTGGTAGCCGATCTCACCCTGACGATCGGCTACGGTAAGGAGTTTCTCTTCCGGGAAGCCCTCTCCCGCTTCGTCGGCCGGATCGAGGTGGTTCCGATCTTCTCGACGGGGGAGGAGAGCGCCGCGAGCGAGGCGATCGTTCCCGAGGAGCTCGCCCGGTGGCTTCCGAGGCGAAGTGCCCACTCCCATAAGGGTCAGTTCGGCCGAGTTCTCCTCTTGGGAGGCTCCCGAGGGTTCACCGGGGCTCCTGCCATGGCGGCGCATGCGGCCCACCGGGTCGGCGCCGGGCTCGTGACCCTGGGAGTCCGGGAGGAGATCTATCCGATCGTCGCCTCCCGGTGCCTGCCGGAGACGATGGTCTTTCCGATCTCGGACCTCTCGCTCCTCTCTGCGAACCGCGCCCGGGCGACCGCCGTAGCGATCGGACCGGGCCTGGGCCTGGACCGGACGGCCGAGGAGCTCCTCGCCGATCTGGTGGAAGCGAACGAATCCCCCATGGTCCTCGATGCCGATGCTCTCACCCTTCTGGCGAGGAATCCTGCGCTCTTCGACCGATTCCGCTTTCCGGCGATCCTTACCCCTCACCCGGGAGAGATGGGGCGGCTCCTCGGGCGCGAGATCAAGGACGAGGAGAGGGAAGAGGCCGCCCGCGAGCTCGTCGAGAGGCTGCCGGTGACCCTCGTCCTCAAAGGCACGCGGACGCTCGTCGTCCGGAAGGGAGAACCGTTCTGGTACAACACCACCGGAAATCCTGGCTTGGCCGCCGGAGGCTCGGGGGATACGCTCCTGGGAGTGGTGGCCGGGCTGATTGCCCAGGGAATACCCTCCTGGGAGGCGGCAAAGCTGGGGGTCTGGCTCCATGGACAGGCCGCCGATCGGCTGCTCCAAGCAAGGGGAGTCGAAGAAGGTGTTCTGGCTACCGAGGTTGCCGAGAGCCTGGGCGGGGCCATCGCCACCATTCGTGCCGCCGCCGCCCGCGTCCTGCGCGAGAGAGAGGAGCCGCTTTGGGAAGGCTCCTAAGAGCCCGCCCTGGAGGAAACCCTACCACCAGCCGCTGCCCCACCCCGTGACGGTCGGCTCCCAGCCGACGGGATTCCAGTACTGCTCGATGGCTCCGTATTCGTCGATCGAGCCGTAGGCGGCGAGCTCCTTCTTCTGCACGTCTTCGATCACCTTGGGCTCATGCGGCCAGAGGCAGAAGCGAATGCCTTCTATCCGAATGGTCGGGCCGTGGGAGAGAGGCGGAGTGGGGAGGACCCGCCCGGCCACGGTGATCCTCTTGCCCGGGCTGTAGACGGCCGGGTCGAGACGCCCCGGATATTCGGCGAGGATCCGACCGCCGGATTCTGCGGTTCGGACCGGCTCGTCGTGCTGGGTCAGCGACCGCTGCGAGATGAGCACCAGGCTCTCCTTCTCATAAAGGCGGGTCTCGATGATCCGGCCACCAAAGACGACGATTCGGCCCTGGTAGGCGGCCGGATCGGCTGCGATCTGTGAAAGAAGCGGCTGACCTTTGGCTCGTTTGCGCAGGGAGTCCGGAATGGGGCTCATGCTGGCGCATCCCGCGAGCGGAAGGAGCAGAAGAATCCAGAGGGAGGATACTGCCAGCCTTGTCTTCCCGTCTCTCATTCTCGCATAGGAGTGAAGCAGCGTTGACGTTCGTGGCCAAGCCTGGAATGCGCATCCGGTGGATTCGCGAGGTAGCCAGAACAGAAAAAAGGCTTGGCGGGCCGCCCGAAAATCAGCATGAGAAGGCAATCCGCTCCCACGTAAAGAGGCTCCCTGTCAACATGCTGCGAGAACCGATGCCATCCCCGAATCGAGTGCGCGTGGCGCTTCTCCAGGCAAGAGCGGGCACCGACCGTGAGGGCAACCTTCGTCGGCAGGAAAGGCTGTTTGGGGAGGCGGCCGAGCACGGGGCGGGAATCATCTGCACCCAGGAGCTCTTTGCCACCCCCTACTTCTGTCAGGAGGAGCGTCTCGAGGCCTTCGCATGGGCCGAAGCGATCGACGGTCCAACCGTCCGCTTTCTGCAGGGCCAGGCGCAAAAGGCCAAGGCCGTGGTGATCGGTTCCCTCTTCGAGCGGCGCGCTCCTGGCCTCTTCCACAACACGGCGGTCGTGATCGACGCGGAGGGGAGGCTGCTCGGCTGCTACCGGAAGATGCACATCCCGGACGATCCCGGGTATTACGAGAAATACTACTTTACCCCCGGAGATCTCGGGTTTCGCGCCTGGCCGACGTCCGTGGGACGCCTGGGTGTGCTCGTCTGCTGGGATCAGTGGTATCCCGAGGCGGCCCGGCTGACCGCATTGCAGGGGGCGGAGGTGCTCTTCTACCCGACCGCGATCGGCTGGCATCCGCACGAGAAGGAGAGCGAAGGGGCGGCACAGGTCGACGCCTGGCGGACCATCCAGCGAAGCCATGCCATCGCCAACGGCTGCTTCGTCGCTGCGGTGAATCGCGTCGGGCGGGAGGAAGGCCCGGATGGACGCGCGATCGAGTTTTGGGGACGGAGCTTCGTGGCCGATCCGATGGGCCGGATCGTCGCGGAAGCCTCGGGGGAGGAGCAGCTGCTCCTGGCCGATCTCGACCTTGGCCTGATCGAATCCGTTCGGGTTCACTGGCCCTTCCTCCGTGATCGCCGCATCGATGCGTACGGAGGAATTGCCGCGCGCTTCCTGGAGTGAGCACGAAATACGTAGTGGAGGAGAGTGGTCGCGAGCGGCAGGGGAGGAGCCGGGAGCCGATCCCTCGGAGATTCGGTTTCCGCATGCCGGCCGAGTGGGCGCGGCACCGTGCGACCTGGCTGACTTGGCCGCGCGAGGAGGGGATCAGCTTCCCCGGGAAGGAGAAGGCCATGGCCTCCTTCTGGGCCGATCTGGTCCGGCTCCTTTCTTCTGGGGAGCTTGTCCGGATCAACTGTTTTTCCCGCCAGCAGCGACGATCGATCCAGGAGCTCCTCGAATCAAGAGGCCTTGCGATCGGACGGAGGGTCCTCCTCTACGAGAGTCCCGCCTACGAGCCCTGGTGTCGCGATCACGGACCGATCTTCGTGCAAAACGGATGGGAGACCGCCATCGTCGACTGGGGTTACGATGCCTGGGGGAAGAAGTATCCGCCCTATTCTCTGGACGACCTGGTGCCACAGCGGGCCGCCTCCTTCCTGGGGATGCGCTGCTTCGAGCCCGGGATCGTCCTGGAAGGAGGGGCGATCGACACCAACGGAGAGGGGCTTTTCCTCGTGGGCACCCGCTGCCTCCTCGATCCGGTCCGCAATCCGGGAATGACGCGGGAGCGGATGGAAGCGGCGCTGCGCGACTATCTCGGTGCGGATCGGGTCATCTGGCTCGAGGGGGAAATCGTGGGCGATGACACCGATGGCCATGTCGACGAGATCGCCCGTTTTGTCGATCGATCCACCATCGTGGCGGTGCGCGCCCAGGACCCCCAGGATCCGAACCATGGCCCGCTCGAAGAGAACTTCGCCCGGCTGCTGGCGGAGGCGGAAAGGGGCCCCGCACGCCTGCGCGTGGTCGCGCTTCCGATGCCGTCGGCGATCTACGAAGGGGAGACGAGGCTTCCCGCGTCCTACGCAAACTTCTACTTTGCCAACGACGCCCTGCTCTACCCGGCCTTCGGTGATCCCATGGACGCCGTAGCGGGGGAGATCTTGGGTGCGCTCGTGCGCGACCGTCCGGCGGTCCCCGTGGCCGCTCGCGACCTCGTGTGGGGATTTGGCGGCCTCCACTGCATTACGCAGCAGGAGCCGACATGAGGCAGAGATGATCTACCACGTTCCCTTGAGCCCGGTGGCTCTGCTCGTCGGCCTGCTCCACGTCCTGGGCGGAGGGCTGGCGCTCTTTTTCCCTGTGGGAACCCAGGGGTTCCTGCAGCGCTTCCCAAGGAACCGCACCCTCGGACGGATCCTGCTGGGGGCCGGTACCGCCTGGGCGGCGACGCTCTGCGCCACGATCGACCTCGGGGAGTATGCATGGATCCGTTCGGGTCTCTTCTTCGCATCCTTGACGCTCGGGGCGCTTGCAATCTGGCTCCTCGACGATTTTCCCTCGGTCCGTGGGTTTTCGATCCTCCTGCTGCTGGGGGCGAACGTCCTGCTCGATGCCGCCTTCCTGAGCGATCGTCCCGGGAAGATCGCCGTGGTGCTCCTCGCCTATCTTTGGGTAATCGCCGGGATCCTCTTCGTCTGCCTCCCCCATCTCTTCCGAGATCGGGTCTGCGAGCCCTTGCTCCATTCGACCCTCCTGCGGATCGCCGCCTGGGGCGCGCTCGCGATCGGCGCGGGACTGGTCGCCTTCGGCCTGGGACTCGGCTGAGGGCCTGCCGGGCTCCCGATGGGAGGAGGATTGACAAGCGGCGCCTCCGCTCCGAAAGTGTTTCCTCTGGTGCAGGAGTGCGGGCTCCCCGCATCCCGCCAGGGGAATGGACGGGCGGAGTATCTAGGAGCAGGGCGTGAGCAGGCGAGCGATCTACTTGGATCACAATGCGACGACGGCGGTACTGCCCGAGGTGGCTCGGGAGATGGTCCCCTTCCTTTCCGTCTATTACGGCAACCCTTCGAGCGCCTACTCCCTGGGGCAGGAGTCCAAGCAAGCCCTCCGGTCGGCCCGGCGGCGTGTCGCGCGGCTTCTGGGCGGCCGCGAGGAGGAGATCCTCTTCACAGGTGGGGGCACCGAGTCTGACAATACCGCTCTCTGGTCAGCCCTCCGCACCTCGGGAAAGCGGGAGCTGGTGACCACCCTGGTGGAGCATCCGGCCATCTATCGTCTCTGCCAGGAGCTGGAGAAGGACGGGTACCGCGTCCGATGGATCCCGGTCGGAGCCGACGGGCGGCTCGACCCCGCAGAGGTGGCTCGAGCGATCGGCTCGGAGACGGCGGTCGTCTCCGTCATGACGGCGAACAACGAGACCGGGGTGCTCTTTCCCATTCGGGAGGTGAGCGAGATCTGCCGAGCCCACGGGGTGCTCTTTCACACCGATGCCGTCCAGGCGACCGCCAAGGTGCCCGTCGACGTATCCGAGATTCCCGTCGACTTCCTTTCGGTCTCCGCCCACAAGTTCGGGGGCCCCAAGGGCGTGGGTGCCCTCTACGTTCGGGACGGCGTCCCCTTTCGCCCCTTTTTGTGGGGAGGGAGCCAGGAGCGCGGTCGGCGCGCGGGCACCGAGAACGTCGCAGCGATCGTCGGCATGGGTCGAGCTGCCGAGCTTGCGGCGGAGCGGGTCGAACAGTATGGGGCCCGAGTCGGGAAGCTGCGCGACCGGTTCGAGCAGGCGATCCTGTCGGGACTGGTCGACGTCCGGATCAACGGGCATCCGACCGAGCGGGTCCCGAACACCTCCAATCTCTGTTTTGCGAACATCGAATCGGAAGCCCT from Methylacidimicrobium sp. B4 includes these protein-coding regions:
- a CDS encoding agmatine/peptidylarginine deiminase yields the protein MSTKYVVEESGRERQGRSREPIPRRFGFRMPAEWARHRATWLTWPREEGISFPGKEKAMASFWADLVRLLSSGELVRINCFSRQQRRSIQELLESRGLAIGRRVLLYESPAYEPWCRDHGPIFVQNGWETAIVDWGYDAWGKKYPPYSLDDLVPQRAASFLGMRCFEPGIVLEGGAIDTNGEGLFLVGTRCLLDPVRNPGMTRERMEAALRDYLGADRVIWLEGEIVGDDTDGHVDEIARFVDRSTIVAVRAQDPQDPNHGPLEENFARLLAEAERGPARLRVVALPMPSAIYEGETRLPASYANFYFANDALLYPAFGDPMDAVAGEILGALVRDRPAVPVAARDLVWGFGGLHCITQQEPT
- a CDS encoding NAD(P)H-hydrate dehydratase translates to MIILSTAAIRRIEQREMSDGVSQEELMERAGKGCAERILEAFPGKRRVLALIGRGNNGGDGLVIARRLARAGWEATVFLSSEKAELGALCARQLAEWERQGGRTAPSGSPPPWGAADLVLDALLGIGMSGELRGALADLVATLNSERARRFLRTIAIDTPSGLWEGASPASPAVVADLTLTIGYGKEFLFREALSRFVGRIEVVPIFSTGEESAASEAIVPEELARWLPRRSAHSHKGQFGRVLLLGGSRGFTGAPAMAAHAAHRVGAGLVTLGVREEIYPIVASRCLPETMVFPISDLSLLSANRARATAVAIGPGLGLDRTAEELLADLVEANESPMVLDADALTLLARNPALFDRFRFPAILTPHPGEMGRLLGREIKDEEREEAARELVERLPVTLVLKGTRTLVVRKGEPFWYNTTGNPGLAAGGSGDTLLGVVAGLIAQGIPSWEAAKLGVWLHGQAADRLLQARGVEEGVLATEVAESLGGAIATIRAAAARVLREREEPLWEGS
- a CDS encoding Slp family lipoprotein yields the protein MRDGKTRLAVSSLWILLLLPLAGCASMSPIPDSLRKRAKGQPLLSQIAADPAAYQGRIVVFGGRIIETRLYEKESLVLISQRSLTQHDEPVRTAESGGRILAEYPGRLDPAVYSPGKRITVAGRVLPTPPLSHGPTIRIEGIRFCLWPHEPKVIEDVQKKELAAYGSIDEYGAIEQYWNPVGWEPTVTGWGSGWW
- a CDS encoding thioesterase family protein; this encodes MDDFLSRFFPSGETPWYRRELLGPFSPFGASAIVAEKAMTGLPPEPRIQTRLKVYYFDTDAAGVVHNVAYLRLVEVARSELAEKLGWSLGEMGRSGIVPVLVRTEIDYLRPARLGEGLLIESQLARLERLRFVIESSVQKEGEPALLVRCRQTLVTVRLADGRPQAVPQSWVQAYPHLVASRSGSNPEQA
- a CDS encoding cysteine desulfurase family protein, which gives rise to MSRRAIYLDHNATTAVLPEVAREMVPFLSVYYGNPSSAYSLGQESKQALRSARRRVARLLGGREEEILFTGGGTESDNTALWSALRTSGKRELVTTLVEHPAIYRLCQELEKDGYRVRWIPVGADGRLDPAEVARAIGSETAVVSVMTANNETGVLFPIREVSEICRAHGVLFHTDAVQATAKVPVDVSEIPVDFLSVSAHKFGGPKGVGALYVRDGVPFRPFLWGGSQERGRRAGTENVAAIVGMGRAAELAAERVEQYGARVGKLRDRFEQAILSGLVDVRINGHPTERVPNTSNLCFANIESEALLLELDRQGIQASGGSACSTGSAKPSRVLVAMGLSPREAFASVRFSLGWNQTEEEIDLAAAAVIEAVCRIREKLPASVLTR
- a CDS encoding carbon-nitrogen hydrolase codes for the protein MLREPMPSPNRVRVALLQARAGTDREGNLRRQERLFGEAAEHGAGIICTQELFATPYFCQEERLEAFAWAEAIDGPTVRFLQGQAQKAKAVVIGSLFERRAPGLFHNTAVVIDAEGRLLGCYRKMHIPDDPGYYEKYYFTPGDLGFRAWPTSVGRLGVLVCWDQWYPEAARLTALQGAEVLFYPTAIGWHPHEKESEGAAQVDAWRTIQRSHAIANGCFVAAVNRVGREEGPDGRAIEFWGRSFVADPMGRIVAEASGEEQLLLADLDLGLIESVRVHWPFLRDRRIDAYGGIAARFLE